The nucleotide window TGCCGATACCCTCTGTCCGCAGAGAGGCCAATTGTGATGAATTGTGGCGATGGCTTTCCGATCCCGCGGACTGTTGTACACTTCAGGTAGTTAAGTTAAAGGATATTTGCATGCCTAAGCACATCGCGCTGATCGAAGATGAAGCCGCCATCCGCGAAAACTACAAAGCTTTTCTGGAAAGCCAGGGCTATCTAATCAGTTGCTATGCCTCGCGACCGGAAGCGCTCGCCGGCCTGGAACAGCAGATGCCGGATATGGCGGTGATTGATATTGGGTTACAGGATGAAATCGAAGGCGGCTTCGATCTGTGTCGCGAATTACGCCAGAAGTCTCCGCAATTGCCTATCCTGTTCTTGACCGCGCGGGACAGTGAAACCGATGCCGTTTCCGGCTTGCGACTGGGTGCCGACGACTATATTACCAAGGACATCGGCTTGCCCCATCTTTCTGCCCGAATTACCGCTTTGTTCCGCCGGCTGGATGCCATGCGCAATCCCGGCCAGGCTCCGGACTGCCTGCGACGCAATGAACTGGAGCTGGACATGGACCGCTTTCATGCCAGCTGGCAACGACAACCGCTGGATCTCACCCTGACCGAATTCTGGATCGTACACGCTCTTGCACAACGCCCCGGCCACGTTAAATCCCGCGATCAATTAATGGATGCAGCCAAAGTCTATCTGGACCAGAATACCGTCACCTCCCACATCAAACGCATACGCAAGAAATTCACCAAATTGGACCCGACATTCGACGCCATTCAAACCATGTACGGCGCAGGTTATCGCTGGCACACCCCGAACGGCAATTGATCGGTGGGACTCCGGACACAGTTATTGCTGGTTGCCCTTTCCACCGCACTATTACCCTGGGCGGGCTGCCACTATGTGCGGGAAATGGAAGACGCCTTGCGCCAGAATCAGGCCGCAGCGTTACTGGCAGAGTCGCGATTGTTATCCCGGATTGTGGCGCAACATGAATTTCCGCCGCAGCTCGCGTCGAGTGATGCACAACAACCGGTATTTTATACACCCCGCCGATATCAGCCGGTACAACTGGACGGCTACGACGACGATTGGCGAGGTCATGCCAAAGAACGTCTTCCGTTCGTAGCAGCCGGGTCGGCGGCTTCAGTCCTGTTGCACAAGGCGTTGCATCAAAACGCTTTGTATGTGTTGTTGCAGGTAAAACACAGCCCCATCCATTATCACAATCCGGGGTTCGCCTTCACTTACAGCGATCATGTGCGACTTCGGAGCCAAGGCGGCGGCGACCGCCTGGAATGGGTGTTTTTTACCAGCGGCCCCGGCCAGTTACAGGGTTATCAATGGCTAGAGGAAAGCAAACAGCTGCGCCCTGCACCCGGATTCAACGCCTGGTGGCAGGAAACCGGGGATGGTTTTACACTGGAGCTGGTAGCACCCCAGAACAGTTTGCTCGACAGTGTCGACATCTCCCTGTATCAGGTGCCCGATGCCCCATCACCAACGCCCGCTTCCTCTAGCACTCTTTACGATCCGATGGAGGACGAGTTTTATGGGGAACCCCGCCCGCAGCGAGCGCGACCGGTAGCAGGCACCCGACAACCGGGCCAGCCGCCATCACGCTGGCTGCAACCCTTGCCCATGTTGACCTCCGATCTTTCTGAGCTGCGCACCGATCAGCGGGACGCCGTTTTTATCAGCCCCCGTGGTTGGCCGCTATCGGAACAGCGGGATTTGCTGGATGAAACACTGGAAGTCAGCGAACCGAGCGATACCAACAGCCTGCTGCAAGCCGCCATCGCGCGCTTCTATCGTATGCTGATTGATGTACTCACCCCCCAAGGTAGCCAAAACCCCTGGCCCCTGAGCACCACTCAGCTGAGCAGCGCACAGTCTCGCATTGATCCGAATACCCTATTCGCTTCCGCGCAATCCATTGATCGCGCCAATGCCGGCTGGTATCAATTGCAGAGTAACCGGCAGTCCGCCTTGCTGACCAGTCAGCCGGTATGGCAGAACGGAAAGTTGCAGGGGTATCTATTACTGTCACAGACCAGTGACGCGCTCATCAGCCTGACCAATCACGCCCTGCGCAAGGTGACCCATCTGACACTCGCTGTGCTCGTACTCGTAATCGGCATACTGGTGTTGTTTGCCAGCTCATTGTCCTGGCGAATCCGCCGCCTGAAGCGAAATGCAGAAAGCGCCATCAGCCAGGAAGGCAAAATTCATACCTTCCGCGCCTCTTCCAGGCGGGATGAAATAGGGGATCTATCACGCAGCTACCAGGCATTACTACACCGGGTACACGGCTATACGGAATATCTGGAAACGCTGAACGGTAAGCTGGCCCACGAGCTGCGCACTCCTTTGGCCATCGTCAAATCTTCGCTGGAAATGCTGCATCACAACAACGGCGATGAACAATATCTGAAGCGGGCTGAGGAAGGGGCAGAACGCCTGCGACTTATTCTTTCGGCAATGAGCGAAGCCAGCCGGGTGGAACAAACCATTCAGCAAAGCGAGCAACAGCAGTTCGACCTTTCCGCACTGCTCAGTGAGCTGACGGAAGCCTACCGGCACACCTTTCCCGGGCATCAATATCGTTACCTGGCAGCGGCCGGTACCACGCCTGCCAGTGGCCGTCCTGAGCTGATTGCTCAAATGGTGGATAAACTAATAGAGAACGCCCGCAGCTTTGCTGATCCCGGCAGTGATATCGAAATTCAACTGTTAACGGAGCCGTTGCAACATCAGATCAGAATCATTAACCGCGGGCCGCTACTGCCCGCCAAGCTGCAGGGGCAACTGTTCGATTCGCTGGTTTCGGAGCGGTCGGTAAAACCCACAGGCGGGGCTCCACACCTGGGCCTGGGCCTCTACATCGTGCGCTTGATCGCGCAAGCGCACCAGGGCTTTGTACAGGCCGATAATTTGCCCGCGGGCGACGGGGTGGTGTTTTCCATCACACTGCCCCATTCCAGCTGAGAGCTGGCTCGAATGACGGGTCCGGTCTAGGCTTAGGAAATACTTCCAAACCTATGGCCCCCTGGTAATAAGAGCCCGAACCGATGACAAAAGAAGAAGACGACGACCGCCGCAGTACCCCCCGCGCCCCCATCGAAGATACCTTGTTCATCGAATCCGTCTCATCGAGCCAGATTAGTATTATTGAGCCTGTTACCGCCAGTACCGTCAACGCCTCTTACAGCGGACTGCAGGTCGAGCTCGATTTTGCGGTCCTTGAGCGCGCCGAAATCGCCCTTTGGATTAACGGCTCGGACAATCAGAACCGTACATTAATCAGCGGCTTAGTGCGCTGGGTCAGACCCACAGAGCGGGACACATATCTGGTGGGAATCGAGCTGGACCAGGAATCTGCACCGGCTATCAAGCAGTGGCTCGACAACATTTACTGACCCGGACACAGGGCGATAAATCGGAGCCGGACGGTCTGTTACCAACTTTGACCAAGCAATACTTGCATCGGTCCTCATGATCTAGTCACAATAACGACTGCCTTACAGGCGCTTATAAAAACAATATCCGTTATACGCTTTTGAGACTAAGAGAGAACCCCATGAAGACTCCGATTGCACTTGCCTGGATTGCGATTGCCGGCATCGGCATGCTAACCGGGTGCAGTAACCCTGTAACCAAACAGCAGGACGACCCCATAGTCACCACACTGATGGGACAACCTTCCAGCTTCGCCGAACAAAAGCTGGGTTTACCCAACCGACGCAACGAAACCAAGTCCGGGGCCGAGATCTGGGAATACCTGGATAAACAAA belongs to Ketobacter sp. MCCC 1A13808 and includes:
- a CDS encoding ATP-binding protein; translated protein: MGLRTQLLLVALSTALLPWAGCHYVREMEDALRQNQAAALLAESRLLSRIVAQHEFPPQLASSDAQQPVFYTPRRYQPVQLDGYDDDWRGHAKERLPFVAAGSAASVLLHKALHQNALYVLLQVKHSPIHYHNPGFAFTYSDHVRLRSQGGGDRLEWVFFTSGPGQLQGYQWLEESKQLRPAPGFNAWWQETGDGFTLELVAPQNSLLDSVDISLYQVPDAPSPTPASSSTLYDPMEDEFYGEPRPQRARPVAGTRQPGQPPSRWLQPLPMLTSDLSELRTDQRDAVFISPRGWPLSEQRDLLDETLEVSEPSDTNSLLQAAIARFYRMLIDVLTPQGSQNPWPLSTTQLSSAQSRIDPNTLFASAQSIDRANAGWYQLQSNRQSALLTSQPVWQNGKLQGYLLLSQTSDALISLTNHALRKVTHLTLAVLVLVIGILVLFASSLSWRIRRLKRNAESAISQEGKIHTFRASSRRDEIGDLSRSYQALLHRVHGYTEYLETLNGKLAHELRTPLAIVKSSLEMLHHNNGDEQYLKRAEEGAERLRLILSAMSEASRVEQTIQQSEQQQFDLSALLSELTEAYRHTFPGHQYRYLAAAGTTPASGRPELIAQMVDKLIENARSFADPGSDIEIQLLTEPLQHQIRIINRGPLLPAKLQGQLFDSLVSERSVKPTGGAPHLGLGLYIVRLIAQAHQGFVQADNLPAGDGVVFSITLPHSS
- the pdsR gene encoding proteobacterial dedicated sortase system response regulator gives rise to the protein MPKHIALIEDEAAIRENYKAFLESQGYLISCYASRPEALAGLEQQMPDMAVIDIGLQDEIEGGFDLCRELRQKSPQLPILFLTARDSETDAVSGLRLGADDYITKDIGLPHLSARITALFRRLDAMRNPGQAPDCLRRNELELDMDRFHASWQRQPLDLTLTEFWIVHALAQRPGHVKSRDQLMDAAKVYLDQNTVTSHIKRIRKKFTKLDPTFDAIQTMYGAGYRWHTPNGN
- a CDS encoding PilZ domain-containing protein; the encoded protein is MTKEEDDDRRSTPRAPIEDTLFIESVSSSQISIIEPVTASTVNASYSGLQVELDFAVLERAEIALWINGSDNQNRTLISGLVRWVRPTERDTYLVGIELDQESAPAIKQWLDNIY